In bacterium 336/3, the following proteins share a genomic window:
- a CDS encoding anhydro-N-acetylmuramic acid kinase, which yields MNYLQKLYNISQKQTKNIIGLMSGTSLDGLDIAFCQIEGYGLKTKIEVKKFTSIPYDTTIKDKIKTVFAQKQVNLEHLTLLNNFLGNLFAKWVLQTLKEWQISASEIDCIASHGQTIFHAPKRLHQKEEYGNATLQIADADQIAVKTGVITISDFRQKHIAAGAEGAPLVVYGDYLLFSNSEEDRVLLNVGGIANITFLSKTQNPKEVFATDVGAGNTLIDYFTQKFYNTPFDDKGDLARSGTLNQDLLDKLLDLDFFRQDFPKSTGQETFSIMWIESILAKEFPSISPQDLLCTLTHFTVQGIFKALDKLQISKSSVYISGGGSKNKFLVDLLAEKLQIQDFEVLGISADAKEAVLFALLANETLSGSSFELGKGQYLNPAVCMGKISLPF from the coding sequence ATGAACTACCTACAAAAATTATACAATATTAGTCAAAAGCAAACAAAAAACATTATTGGTCTGATGTCTGGTACTTCTTTGGATGGTTTGGATATTGCTTTCTGTCAAATAGAAGGCTATGGTCTGAAAACAAAAATTGAAGTAAAAAAATTTACAAGTATTCCTTATGACACAACAATCAAAGATAAAATAAAAACAGTTTTTGCCCAAAAACAAGTGAATTTAGAACATCTTACTTTATTAAATAATTTTCTTGGAAATCTTTTTGCCAAGTGGGTACTCCAAACCCTTAAAGAGTGGCAAATATCTGCTTCTGAAATAGATTGTATAGCCTCACATGGACAAACTATTTTCCATGCTCCCAAACGATTACATCAAAAAGAAGAATATGGAAATGCTACTCTCCAGATTGCTGATGCAGACCAAATAGCCGTAAAAACAGGCGTTATAACGATAAGTGATTTTAGACAAAAGCACATTGCTGCTGGTGCTGAAGGAGCTCCTTTGGTGGTATATGGCGATTATTTATTGTTTTCTAATTCAGAGGAAGACCGAGTTCTATTGAATGTTGGAGGTATTGCCAATATTACATTTTTATCTAAAACACAAAACCCTAAAGAAGTCTTTGCCACAGATGTTGGGGCTGGAAACACTTTGATAGATTATTTTACTCAAAAATTTTATAACACGCCTTTTGATGACAAAGGGGATTTGGCTCGTAGTGGAACATTAAACCAAGATTTGTTGGATAAATTATTAGATTTAGATTTTTTCAGACAAGATTTTCCAAAAAGTACTGGGCAAGAAACCTTTAGTATTATGTGGATAGAAAGCATTTTAGCTAAAGAATTCCCTAGTATTTCTCCTCAAGACTTACTTTGTACACTAACTCATTTTACAGTACAAGGCATATTTAAAGCTTTGGATAAACTTCAAATATCAAAGTCATCTGTATATATAAGTGGTGGTGGAAGTAAAAACAAGTTTTTGGTAGATTTACTTGCTGAAAAACTACAAATTCAAGATTTTGAAGTATTAGGTATTTCTGCTGATGCTAAGGAAGCCGTTTTATTTGCATTACTTGCCAATGAAACCCTTTCGGGTAGTAGTTTTGAACTTGGGAAAGGGCAATACCTTAATCCTGCTGTTTGTATGGGCAAAATTTCCTTACCTTTTTAG
- a CDS encoding methyltransferase type 11, which yields MQFEATSYNAHQDWFGKQYSDDDKRWEAINSWMEQKKNHTINYYIQNRLLELIRPLLNTSNQWITVGDGYGFDANYLFENKQKVVATDISPTFLEMSKQAGLLEDFSIENAEKLSFADNHFDYALCKEAYHHFPRPYMAVYEMLRVVKKGIILIEPHDPLSKMPFLLALRNILDNWNVNTLQKYWKNRYSFEEVGNYVFKLSERECEKMAMGINLPAIAFKGINNNYYKVSIANESYQSSAFKKLQRKIRWHNLLCKLTLMPYQVLSAIIFKQTPDEQTIASLKKDGYRVYILPKNPYLK from the coding sequence ATGCAATTTGAAGCTACAAGCTACAACGCTCACCAAGATTGGTTTGGCAAACAATATTCAGACGATGATAAACGCTGGGAAGCTATCAACTCTTGGATGGAGCAAAAAAAGAATCATACCATCAATTATTATATTCAGAATAGGCTTCTTGAACTCATTCGTCCGTTGTTAAACACTTCTAATCAGTGGATTACAGTAGGTGATGGTTATGGATTTGATGCAAATTATTTGTTTGAAAATAAGCAAAAAGTAGTTGCTACTGATATTTCCCCCACTTTTCTGGAAATGAGTAAGCAAGCAGGTTTGTTGGAAGATTTTTCTATTGAAAATGCAGAAAAATTAAGTTTTGCAGATAATCATTTTGATTATGCTTTGTGTAAAGAAGCTTATCACCATTTTCCAAGACCCTACATGGCTGTTTATGAAATGCTCAGAGTGGTCAAAAAAGGCATTATTTTAATTGAACCCCACGACCCTTTATCCAAAATGCCTTTTTTACTAGCGTTAAGGAATATTTTAGACAATTGGAATGTAAATACATTGCAGAAATACTGGAAAAATCGTTATTCGTTTGAAGAGGTTGGTAATTATGTATTTAAGCTTTCAGAAAGAGAATGCGAAAAAATGGCTATGGGGATAAACCTCCCAGCTATTGCCTTCAAAGGAATTAATAATAATTATTACAAAGTTTCTATTGCAAATGAATCATACCAATCATCTGCTTTCAAAAAACTACAACGAAAAATACGCTGGCATAATTTATTATGTAAATTAACTCTTATGCCCTATCAAGTACTTTCAGCCATTATTTTCAAACAAACTCCTGATGAACAAACCATTGCATCTTTAAAGAAAGATGGTTATAGGGTGTATATTTTACCTAAAAATCCTTATTTGAAATAA
- a CDS encoding cyclic nucleotide-binding protein, with the protein MPNPFRKVYTRKELEFFAFFRKVKLFEKLNEKELEEFIPFVHLREYKQNEVVFFRNDPGQALYIIQSGMVELNLDLQENFEPLAFAKRYIAIGVNALLLESERVYNAVVRSEESWLYVIPQVNILEIFKYKPSIQAKMMTALAEIYDENTKNLFNAYRTHIGLFSIGDAYMKTFQSREEE; encoded by the coding sequence ATCCCAAACCCATTCCGAAAAGTCTATACAAGAAAAGAATTAGAGTTTTTTGCTTTTTTCAGGAAAGTAAAATTGTTTGAGAAACTCAATGAAAAAGAGCTTGAAGAATTCATTCCTTTCGTTCATTTAAGAGAGTATAAACAAAACGAGGTGGTTTTTTTTAGAAACGACCCAGGGCAAGCTCTGTACATCATTCAATCTGGTATGGTAGAGTTAAACCTTGATTTACAAGAAAATTTTGAACCTTTGGCTTTTGCTAAAAGATATATTGCTATTGGGGTAAATGCTTTGCTTCTAGAGAGCGAAAGAGTGTATAATGCTGTAGTCCGTTCAGAAGAGAGTTGGTTATATGTGATTCCTCAAGTAAATATTTTAGAAATTTTTAAATACAAGCCTTCCATTCAAGCTAAAATGATGACTGCATTGGCTGAAATTTATGATGAAAATACGAAAAATCTTTTTAATGCTTATCGTACACATATTGGACTGTTTTCAATAGGCGATGCCTACATGAAAACTTTTCAGAGCAGAGAAGAAGAATAA
- a CDS encoding ubiquinone biosynthesis methyltransferase UbiE yields MTVLPYTKDNKGKKEQVAEMFDNISPKYDLLNRVLSVGIDIIWRKQALSFLKKDNPKFMLDIATGTGDFALEALAQLKPEKIIGVDISEGMLAQGREKMKNKKLEHKIELQKGDSERLLFDDNTFDAVIVAFGVRNFENLEKGLSDMYRVLKPEGKVVILEFSKPKVFPIKQLYNFYFKNILPNIGKAISKDARAYTYLPESVQAFPEGNSFVSILEKVGFQETLCKPLSFGISSVYVGKKKV; encoded by the coding sequence ATGACTGTACTTCCTTATACCAAAGACAACAAAGGTAAAAAAGAACAAGTAGCTGAAATGTTTGATAACATTTCTCCTAAATACGACCTTCTCAATAGAGTTTTAAGTGTGGGTATTGATATTATTTGGCGAAAGCAAGCTCTTTCTTTCCTTAAAAAAGACAATCCAAAGTTTATGTTGGATATTGCAACCGGCACTGGTGATTTTGCGTTAGAAGCTTTGGCACAACTCAAGCCTGAAAAAATTATAGGCGTAGATATTTCGGAAGGAATGCTTGCTCAAGGAAGAGAAAAAATGAAAAATAAAAAGTTAGAGCATAAAATTGAACTCCAAAAAGGTGATTCGGAACGATTGTTGTTTGATGATAATACTTTTGATGCTGTAATCGTAGCTTTTGGTGTTAGAAATTTTGAAAACCTTGAAAAAGGGCTTTCAGATATGTATAGAGTGCTAAAACCTGAAGGGAAAGTGGTTATTTTGGAATTTTCAAAACCGAAGGTATTTCCGATAAAGCAATTGTATAATTTTTATTTTAAGAATATTTTGCCGAATATTGGCAAAGCCATTTCCAAAGATGCAAGAGCTTACACGTATCTGCCCGAATCTGTTCAGGCTTTCCCAGAAGGAAACAGTTTTGTAAGCATTTTAGAAAAAGTTGGCTTTCAAGAAACACTTTGCAAGCCTTTGAGCTTTGGAATTAGTTCAGTTTATGTAGGAAAAAAGAAAGTTTAA
- a CDS encoding protease 2 (PtrB; oligopeptidase that cleaves peptide bonds following arginine and lysine residues) has translation MKKLFLIIALFSFMKVKGQTTPPKATIKPKELITHGHKRIDNYYWLNNRENPEVIEYLKAENAYLDKMMSPSKKLQDKLFDEMKARIKEDDESLPYKSNGYFYYTRFEKGKEYAISCRKKGDLKAQEEILLDQNELAKKSKYFALGALSVSTDNQLIAYATDTVSRRIYTVYFKDLKTGKNLPDVIKNTTGNVVWANDNKTLFYSRQDQQTLRAFQIYKHTLGTDASKDELVYEEKDETFSCYVSKTKSKKYIMIVSGSTVASEVRFLDADKPAGKFQIFLPRKRDHLYSVSHFGDKFYVVTNMDALNYKLMETSVKKTDDIKLWKEVIAHRKDVFLEDVEIFKDFLVVGERKNGLLNMRVIRWKDKQEHFLDFGEAAYSAYASVNPDFDTKILRYGYTSLTTPNSTYDYDMEKRTKTLMKQQEILGGKFDSKNYITERIYVTARDGAKVPMSIVYHKNTKKDGNAPLLQYAYGSYGATMDVYFSSARLSLLDRGFVYALCHIRGGQDLGRAWYDDGKMFNKKNTFYDFIDCSVYLLENKYTNKEKLFAEGGSAGGLLMGAIANMRPDLYKGIIAEVPFVDVITTMLDESIPLTTGEWDEWGNPKNVDSYVYMLSYSPYDQVEKRPYPHMLVTTGLYDSQVQYWEPAKWVAKLRTLKTDNNMLLLHTNMDAGHGGASGRFQALKEVALNFAFMFQILGITE, from the coding sequence ATGAAAAAGTTATTTTTAATCATTGCTTTATTCTCATTTATGAAAGTAAAAGGCCAAACTACTCCCCCAAAAGCAACTATCAAGCCCAAAGAACTGATTACACATGGGCATAAACGTATTGACAACTATTATTGGCTCAACAATCGAGAAAATCCTGAAGTCATTGAGTATCTCAAAGCAGAAAATGCTTATTTGGATAAAATGATGTCTCCAAGTAAAAAGCTACAAGACAAGCTTTTTGATGAAATGAAGGCTCGTATCAAAGAAGATGATGAGAGTTTACCTTACAAATCCAATGGTTATTTTTATTATACTCGTTTTGAGAAAGGAAAGGAATATGCTATCAGTTGTCGTAAAAAAGGCGATTTGAAAGCTCAAGAAGAAATTTTATTAGACCAAAACGAATTGGCTAAAAAGTCAAAATATTTTGCATTGGGAGCTTTATCAGTAAGCACTGATAACCAACTCATTGCCTACGCTACTGATACTGTAAGCCGTAGAATTTATACTGTGTATTTTAAAGATTTGAAAACAGGTAAAAATCTACCTGATGTGATTAAAAATACAACTGGCAATGTGGTTTGGGCAAATGACAACAAAACTTTGTTTTATAGTCGCCAAGACCAACAAACTTTGCGTGCTTTCCAAATTTATAAACATACTTTGGGTACAGATGCAAGCAAAGACGAATTGGTGTATGAAGAAAAAGATGAAACTTTTAGCTGTTATGTAAGCAAAACAAAATCAAAGAAATACATTATGATTGTCTCTGGTAGTACAGTAGCTTCAGAAGTTCGTTTCTTGGATGCTGACAAACCTGCTGGCAAATTTCAAATATTTTTACCTCGTAAAAGAGACCATTTGTATAGTGTGAGTCATTTTGGAGATAAATTTTATGTTGTAACCAACATGGATGCTCTTAACTATAAACTCATGGAAACATCTGTAAAGAAAACAGATGATATAAAGCTTTGGAAAGAAGTAATTGCACACAGAAAAGATGTTTTCTTAGAAGACGTTGAGATTTTCAAAGATTTCTTGGTAGTTGGTGAGCGTAAAAATGGCTTACTTAATATGCGTGTGATTCGTTGGAAAGACAAACAAGAACATTTCTTAGATTTTGGAGAAGCTGCTTATTCTGCTTATGCCTCTGTAAACCCTGATTTTGACACTAAGATCTTGCGTTATGGTTATACTTCGCTAACAACGCCCAACTCCACTTATGACTACGACATGGAGAAACGTACCAAAACCCTTATGAAGCAACAAGAAATTTTAGGTGGTAAATTTGATTCTAAAAACTACATCACCGAAAGAATTTATGTTACTGCTCGTGATGGGGCAAAAGTACCAATGTCAATAGTTTACCATAAAAATACCAAAAAAGATGGCAATGCTCCCCTACTTCAGTATGCGTATGGTTCGTATGGGGCAACGATGGATGTATATTTTAGTTCTGCAAGATTGAGTTTGCTTGATAGAGGCTTCGTATATGCTCTTTGCCATATCAGAGGTGGACAAGATTTGGGTAGAGCTTGGTATGATGATGGTAAAATGTTCAACAAGAAAAATACTTTCTACGACTTTATTGATTGTTCCGTATATTTATTAGAAAACAAATATACCAACAAAGAAAAATTATTTGCAGAAGGTGGTAGTGCTGGTGGCTTATTGATGGGTGCTATTGCAAATATGCGTCCCGATTTGTATAAAGGTATTATTGCGGAAGTACCTTTTGTAGATGTCATTACAACCATGCTTGATGAGTCTATTCCTCTGACTACAGGCGAATGGGACGAGTGGGGAAATCCTAAAAATGTAGATAGCTATGTTTATATGCTTTCTTACTCTCCCTACGACCAAGTAGAAAAACGCCCTTACCCTCATATGCTTGTAACCACAGGTCTTTACGACTCACAAGTACAATATTGGGAGCCTGCTAAATGGGTAGCGAAACTTCGTACTCTCAAAACAGATAACAACATGCTTCTTTTGCATACCAATATGGATGCTGGACATGGTGGAGCTTCTGGACGCTTCCAAGCTCTGAAAGAAGTAGCTCTTAATTTTGCCTTTATGTTCCAAATTTTAGGTATTACAGAATAA
- a CDS encoding acyl-CoA dehydrogenase: MAQYVSIRNLKFLLYEVFGIESLTQYEHFKDHNRESFDMILDTAKQIADNILYPTFREMDVQEPQLENGVVNVHPAIKKYLKAMGEAGMIGATYNYEAGGGQVPASVYSLATFILSAANNGASMFTGLSSGAARLIISFANQTLKDKYVPKMLSGEWQGTMALTEPQAGSSLSDITSSAKLLEDGSYSIKGQKVFISAGEHNQAENIIHLLLARIEGAPAGIKGISLFIVPKFREENGQFVNNDVAAGSIYHKMGQKSTPAMHLMIGDNNNCKGYLVGEANQGLKYMFQMMNEARLGVGVVGASIATNAYYASLQYAQERPQGRRLDEKDQKTTPQTKIINHPDVRRMLLFQKAVAEGALSLLLECARYADLIEVTEGEEKENYSLLLDILTPIAKTFPSEYGIKSVSEAMQVFGGYGYCEDFPIEQLYRDIRIASIYEGTTAIQSQDLLGRKLTMKNGAAAMALMQEISKTLQEASTHEEFKKHVELLQKELGRMQQVMQKLLGFAMKQEFELFLADANLFMEMASLIMISWQWLKQATVAKVQILTKNPQGEELAFYESKIHTMKFFFAYELPKTKWLATRLMDDEVLTLVQEQKEIIV; the protein is encoded by the coding sequence ATGGCACAATACGTAAGCATTCGCAATCTAAAGTTTTTACTCTACGAGGTTTTTGGAATAGAATCCTTAACTCAGTATGAGCATTTTAAAGACCATAACAGAGAGTCTTTTGATATGATTCTTGATACGGCTAAGCAAATAGCTGATAATATTTTATACCCAACTTTCAGGGAAATGGATGTGCAAGAACCACAATTAGAAAATGGTGTGGTAAATGTACACCCTGCTATCAAAAAATATTTGAAAGCAATGGGTGAAGCAGGCATGATAGGAGCAACTTACAATTATGAAGCTGGTGGAGGACAAGTTCCTGCTTCTGTGTATTCTTTAGCAACTTTTATTCTGAGTGCAGCCAACAATGGTGCATCTATGTTTACTGGGCTTTCTTCAGGTGCTGCAAGACTTATCATTAGTTTTGCAAACCAAACACTCAAAGATAAATATGTTCCTAAAATGCTTTCTGGTGAATGGCAAGGTACAATGGCACTTACAGAACCACAAGCGGGCAGTTCTCTATCTGATATTACATCCTCTGCAAAACTTTTAGAAGATGGCTCATACTCAATTAAAGGACAGAAAGTCTTTATTTCAGCAGGAGAACATAATCAAGCTGAAAATATTATACATCTATTACTTGCTCGTATAGAAGGAGCACCTGCGGGTATAAAAGGAATTTCATTGTTTATTGTTCCTAAATTTAGAGAAGAAAATGGACAATTTGTAAACAATGATGTAGCAGCAGGAAGCATTTACCATAAAATGGGGCAAAAAAGTACTCCTGCTATGCACTTGATGATAGGAGATAACAACAACTGTAAAGGTTATTTGGTAGGAGAAGCTAATCAAGGTTTGAAATATATGTTTCAAATGATGAATGAAGCTCGTTTAGGTGTGGGTGTGGTAGGAGCATCTATTGCAACCAATGCTTATTATGCATCTTTACAATATGCACAAGAACGTCCTCAGGGTAGAAGATTAGATGAAAAAGACCAAAAAACTACTCCACAAACCAAAATTATCAATCACCCTGATGTAAGACGTATGCTTTTATTCCAAAAAGCTGTGGCTGAGGGTGCTCTGAGTTTGCTTTTGGAATGTGCCAGATATGCAGATTTGATAGAAGTTACAGAAGGTGAAGAAAAAGAAAATTATAGTTTGTTATTGGATATTCTGACACCTATTGCTAAAACATTCCCTTCTGAATATGGTATTAAATCTGTAAGTGAAGCCATGCAAGTATTTGGTGGTTATGGGTATTGCGAAGATTTTCCAATTGAGCAGTTATACAGAGATATTCGTATTGCAAGTATCTATGAAGGTACAACAGCTATTCAATCGCAGGATTTGTTAGGTAGAAAGCTTACTATGAAAAATGGTGCTGCTGCTATGGCTCTGATGCAAGAAATTTCTAAAACACTTCAGGAAGCATCCACTCATGAAGAATTTAAAAAGCATGTAGAGCTTTTACAAAAAGAACTTGGTAGAATGCAACAAGTAATGCAAAAATTACTTGGCTTTGCTATGAAACAAGAATTTGAGCTTTTCCTTGCAGATGCCAATTTGTTTATGGAAATGGCAAGTTTGATTATGATTTCTTGGCAGTGGCTCAAACAAGCAACTGTTGCCAAAGTACAAATATTAACTAAAAATCCTCAAGGAGAGGAATTAGCTTTCTACGAAAGTAAAATACATACCATGAAATTCTTCTTTGCTTATGAACTTCCTAAAACCAAATGGCTTGCGACTCGCCTCATGGATGATGAAGTACTAACACTTGTTCAAGAGCAAAAAGAAATCATAGTTTAA
- a CDS encoding portal protein: MTEDLKNWKEIVKPYTTPEYKKAFIQLFNTIPPFIALCVGACILYNYTIWGGMVLTLGAGLFLTRVFVIQHDCGHQSFMPTKKANDIVGIICSLFTLIPYKYWARTHNHHHAHQGQLDTRTIGDITLLTVGEYEKLSSWEKFKYKVYRSAPVLFLIGPFYYIFVHNRLPLITLKGWKKEKKTLILTNVYLIVFYALLGYWIGYQKLLILYFPIVMLFASIAVWFFYIQHQHDPNYKSWKNEWDYLLAAIRGSSYYKLPKIMHFFSGNIGYHHIHHLASKVPFYKLAKCSKENPILQKYVTTLTFWKSLKCAFYTLWDEETGRMITFRQYRRLKMQRVTA; encoded by the coding sequence ATCACAGAAGATTTAAAAAACTGGAAAGAAATCGTAAAGCCTTACACGACACCTGAATACAAAAAGGCTTTTATCCAGTTATTTAATACAATACCACCTTTTATAGCTTTATGTGTGGGAGCTTGTATTTTGTACAATTATACAATTTGGGGAGGAATGGTGCTAACATTGGGAGCAGGGTTGTTTTTAACAAGAGTATTTGTCATTCAACATGATTGTGGTCATCAGTCTTTTATGCCTACTAAAAAAGCCAATGATATAGTGGGGATTATCTGTAGTCTTTTTACACTCATTCCATATAAATATTGGGCAAGAACACACAATCATCATCATGCTCATCAAGGGCAATTGGATACAAGAACTATTGGAGATATAACATTACTTACAGTTGGCGAATATGAAAAGCTTTCTTCTTGGGAAAAATTTAAGTATAAAGTGTATCGTTCTGCCCCAGTATTATTTTTGATAGGACCTTTCTATTATATTTTTGTTCATAACCGTTTGCCTCTTATCACTTTAAAAGGTTGGAAAAAAGAGAAGAAAACATTGATTCTAACCAATGTATATCTAATTGTTTTTTATGCTTTGTTAGGATACTGGATTGGTTATCAGAAACTTCTTATTTTATATTTTCCAATAGTAATGTTATTTGCATCTATTGCAGTTTGGTTTTTTTATATCCAACATCAACACGACCCCAACTATAAGTCTTGGAAAAACGAATGGGATTATCTATTGGCTGCTATCAGAGGAAGTTCTTATTATAAGCTTCCCAAAATCATGCATTTCTTTTCAGGGAACATTGGGTATCACCATATTCACCATTTAGCATCAAAAGTACCTTTCTATAAACTTGCTAAATGTAGTAAAGAGAACCCTATTCTCCAGAAATATGTAACAACACTTACGTTTTGGAAAAGTCTTAAATGTGCGTTTTATACACTTTGGGATGAAGAAACAGGGCGTATGATAACTTTTAGACAGTACAGACGTCTAAAAATGCAAAGAGTTACAGCTTAA
- a CDS encoding glutamate synthase: MIQFEEWGLHYLWILIPVVIIYMAIRDLTNKSQTIKRNFPVVGRLRYLLESIGPELRQYIVANNREELPFNRSERAWVYASSKGQNNLEGFGTDKDLYAPGHVFINPSLFAYKLPAEHPNKKDPYFIPCAKVMGLYNKRKKPFRPYSIVNISAMSYGSLSKNAVQAMNLGSQMVGCYHNTGEGGLSPYHSNGGDVIFHFGTGYFGVRDEKGNFSMQKLVELVEKNSFVRAIEIKLSQGAKPGKGGILPGKKVTPEIAKIRGLQEGQDALSPAFHSAFSNVPELLKFIEDIAENTGLPVGFKAAVGKTDMWEQLADLMVQTGKGPDFITIDGGEGGTGAAPHAFSAHVSIPLMFAFAEVYKIFQKRGLTDRIVFIASGKLGFPAKALMAFAMGADCINIAREAMLSVGCIQAQVCHTNNCPAGVATQNKWLMGGLDPTLKSARFANYIKTLRKEILEITHACNYEHPSQMTMHDLEVGMGISESTKTLADNFGYEKTPINFHSVADLLNCPHLGGLHGLYAAKK, from the coding sequence ATCATCCAATTTGAAGAATGGGGTTTACATTATTTATGGATTTTAATCCCTGTAGTCATCATTTATATGGCTATTCGAGATCTAACCAATAAATCTCAAACTATCAAACGCAATTTTCCTGTAGTTGGTCGTTTACGTTATTTGTTGGAGTCTATTGGTCCAGAGTTACGTCAATATATTGTAGCCAATAATAGAGAAGAATTACCTTTTAACCGAAGTGAAAGAGCATGGGTATATGCTTCATCTAAAGGGCAAAATAACTTAGAAGGTTTTGGAACAGACAAAGATTTGTATGCTCCAGGGCATGTTTTTATCAATCCTTCTTTATTTGCTTATAAATTACCAGCAGAACACCCCAACAAAAAAGACCCTTACTTTATCCCTTGTGCCAAAGTCATGGGTTTATATAATAAAAGAAAAAAACCTTTCAGACCCTACTCTATTGTCAATATCTCTGCTATGAGTTATGGTTCGCTTTCTAAAAATGCTGTTCAAGCTATGAATTTGGGGTCACAAATGGTTGGTTGTTATCATAATACTGGAGAAGGAGGACTTTCACCTTATCATTCCAATGGAGGGGATGTGATTTTTCATTTTGGGACAGGTTATTTTGGGGTAAGAGATGAAAAAGGTAATTTTTCAATGCAGAAACTTGTTGAATTGGTAGAAAAAAATTCATTTGTAAGAGCCATTGAAATCAAACTTTCGCAAGGAGCAAAACCAGGGAAAGGTGGTATTTTACCAGGGAAAAAAGTAACCCCTGAAATAGCTAAAATTAGAGGTTTACAAGAAGGACAAGATGCTCTTTCACCTGCCTTTCATTCAGCTTTTAGCAATGTACCTGAACTACTAAAATTCATTGAAGATATTGCGGAAAATACTGGTTTGCCAGTAGGCTTCAAAGCAGCTGTTGGAAAAACTGATATGTGGGAGCAACTTGCTGATTTGATGGTACAAACAGGCAAAGGACCTGATTTTATTACCATTGATGGTGGTGAAGGTGGAACAGGAGCAGCTCCTCATGCTTTTTCGGCTCACGTTTCAATTCCATTGATGTTTGCTTTTGCCGAAGTTTATAAAATATTTCAAAAAAGAGGTTTGACAGATAGAATTGTATTTATTGCCTCAGGAAAATTAGGCTTCCCTGCCAAAGCTCTGATGGCATTTGCAATGGGGGCTGACTGTATTAATATTGCTCGTGAAGCCATGCTTTCTGTGGGTTGTATTCAGGCTCAAGTTTGCCACACAAACAACTGCCCTGCTGGAGTAGCTACACAAAATAAGTGGCTCATGGGTGGTCTAGATCCTACGCTTAAATCAGCTCGTTTTGCTAATTATATTAAAACTTTAAGAAAAGAAATTTTGGAAATTACACATGCTTGTAATTACGAACACCCTAGTCAAATGACTATGCACGATTTGGAAGTAGGTATGGGTATTAGTGAAAGTACAAAAACTCTTGCTGATAATTTTGGATATGAAAAAACGCCTATAAACTTCCATAGCGTAGCCGATTTACTCAATTGTCCTCATTTAGGAGGTTTGCATGGTCTCTATGCTGCAAAAAAATAA